The Paraburkholderia fungorum genome window below encodes:
- a CDS encoding MetQ/NlpA family ABC transporter substrate-binding protein — protein sequence MTPSTFPVSSLRRRIVRTLVVMAAFAPLASRAADSSAPHELRVGFVPGPYADEFKAGVEPQLRKKGYTIKYIEFSTGLEANQAVYRGDIVADVMQHEVYLKSYNDRNGTDLVGVVQVPTPPMGLYSTRHRSLAEVKPGARVAVPNDPVNLERALKILQRIGWIKIKPNPNPVDVTEQDVIANPAGIKIVPLDSAQAPRALDDVDYAAIQGNFAIFSGHKLTDALALEQMTPPYINQVVVRAGNRDARATQDIVQAYQSVDFQHAIRGNRFYDGFRLPAYFDKD from the coding sequence ATGACGCCTTCCACTTTCCCGGTTTCTTCTTTGAGACGCCGTATCGTCCGCACGCTCGTTGTGATGGCCGCATTCGCTCCTCTCGCCTCGCGTGCCGCCGACAGCAGCGCGCCCCATGAACTGCGCGTCGGCTTCGTTCCCGGACCTTATGCCGACGAATTCAAAGCCGGCGTCGAACCGCAGTTGCGCAAGAAAGGCTACACGATCAAATACATCGAGTTCAGCACCGGTCTCGAAGCAAATCAGGCTGTGTATCGCGGGGATATCGTGGCGGACGTGATGCAGCACGAGGTCTATCTGAAGTCGTATAACGACCGCAACGGCACCGATCTCGTCGGCGTCGTGCAGGTCCCGACACCGCCAATGGGCCTCTACTCGACCAGGCATCGTTCGCTTGCCGAAGTGAAGCCCGGTGCGCGCGTGGCGGTGCCGAACGATCCGGTGAATCTGGAGCGCGCATTGAAGATCCTGCAACGCATCGGCTGGATCAAGATCAAGCCGAACCCGAATCCCGTCGATGTCACCGAGCAGGACGTGATCGCCAACCCGGCGGGAATCAAGATCGTTCCACTCGATTCAGCGCAGGCGCCTCGTGCGCTGGACGATGTCGATTACGCCGCGATTCAGGGCAATTTCGCGATTTTTAGCGGGCACAAGCTGACCGACGCGCTCGCGCTCGAACAGATGACGCCGCCGTATATCAACCAGGTGGTGGTCCGGGCTGGCAACCGCGATGCACGAGCGACCCAGGATATCGTGCAGGCTTATCAATCGGTGGATTTCCAACACGCGATTCGCGGCAATCGCTTTTACGATGGTTTCCGTCTTCCGGCGTACTTCGATAAAGACTGA
- a CDS encoding sulfonate ABC transporter substrate-binding protein, producing the protein MESRRRTLLKAAAAGAAAFAASTLLPLQRAHAQTNGNVLRIGFQKYGNFVVLKAQGTLEKRLAAQGATVQWLEFPAGPQLLEGLNAGAVDVGTVGETPPIFAQAAGVDFVYIGNEPPAPKGEAIVVQHDSPIRSVADLRGKKVGLNRGSNVHYLLVKALQRAGLSYSDIQPVYLTPADARAAFVQNSIDAWVIWDPYLAAAERQANARVLTTGEGLVRNTQYYVAAKKFADTQPQLLHTLLAELDQVDQWSRTHIPAVASQLSPLVGLDAPTLELALNRASYGVQPIDAATIDYQQQIADTFTELKLIPRKLVVADAKWRTT; encoded by the coding sequence ATGGAGTCGCGCCGTCGCACGTTGCTCAAAGCGGCCGCTGCGGGTGCGGCAGCATTTGCCGCCAGTACGCTATTGCCGTTGCAACGGGCGCACGCGCAGACCAATGGCAATGTGCTGCGGATCGGCTTTCAGAAATATGGGAATTTTGTGGTTCTGAAGGCGCAGGGCACGCTCGAAAAGCGCCTCGCGGCGCAAGGCGCGACGGTGCAATGGCTCGAATTTCCGGCGGGTCCGCAGCTTCTCGAAGGCCTGAATGCAGGTGCGGTCGATGTCGGCACCGTAGGTGAAACACCGCCGATTTTCGCGCAGGCGGCAGGCGTCGACTTCGTCTATATCGGCAACGAGCCGCCCGCACCAAAGGGCGAAGCGATCGTTGTGCAGCACGATTCGCCGATTCGCTCGGTGGCGGACTTGCGCGGCAAGAAGGTTGGGCTGAATCGCGGGTCGAATGTTCACTATCTGCTGGTCAAGGCATTACAGCGCGCGGGACTTTCCTACAGCGATATTCAACCGGTGTATCTGACACCTGCCGACGCGCGTGCAGCGTTCGTGCAGAACAGCATCGACGCATGGGTGATCTGGGACCCCTATCTGGCCGCAGCAGAACGGCAGGCCAACGCTCGCGTGCTGACCACGGGTGAAGGACTCGTGCGCAACACGCAGTATTACGTCGCCGCAAAAAAGTTCGCCGACACGCAGCCGCAATTGCTTCATACGCTATTGGCCGAACTCGATCAGGTCGATCAATGGAGCCGCACGCATATTCCGGCGGTCGCGAGCCAGTTGTCGCCGCTCGTCGGTCTCGATGCGCCGACACTCGAACTCGCGTTGAATCGGGCGAGTTACGGCGTGCAGCCCATCGATGCCGCGACGATCGACTACCAGCAGCAGATTGCCGACACGTTCACCGAGCTGAAGCTGATTCCGAGGAAGCTCGTCGTCGCCGATGCGAAATGGCGCACCACGTAG
- a CDS encoding LLM class flavin-dependent oxidoreductase — protein MSKRSGQLRLGAFLYPTGHHIAAWRHPDTHADAGLNFRHYVELAQAAEAAKFDLVFLADGVGTRGDSVEFLSRTAHSYVAQFEPITLLSALAAVTERIGLVGTASTSFNEPYHIARKFASLDHISGGRAGWNLVTSSNEHEAKNFNRDRHFDHAERYERAAEFAEVTEGLWDSWEDDAFVRDKVEGRFFDPAKRHVLDHKGRFFQVKGPLNVARSPQGHPVVVQAGSSEAGRELAARTAEVIFTAQQTLRDAVDFYADVKGRLEKYRRRPDDLKIMPGVFPIVGRSESEAKEKFEELQSLIDPKVGLALVSGLTGGFDLSGYPLDGPIPELPETNASKSRQLLTIELARRENLTIRQLYLRIAGARGHWQLVGTPAQIVDELEERFVNYGADGFNVMPPVLPNGLNDFIELVLPELRRRGLFRDEYTGRTLRENLGLRRPQNRYVAGGN, from the coding sequence ATGAGCAAACGTAGCGGGCAGTTGCGCCTCGGCGCGTTCCTTTATCCGACCGGCCATCACATTGCCGCGTGGCGGCATCCCGATACGCACGCCGACGCCGGACTCAATTTCCGCCACTATGTCGAACTGGCGCAGGCCGCCGAGGCCGCGAAGTTCGATCTCGTTTTTCTCGCGGATGGCGTGGGCACTCGCGGGGACAGCGTCGAATTTCTGAGCCGCACCGCGCACAGTTATGTCGCGCAGTTCGAGCCCATCACGTTGCTGTCCGCACTGGCTGCGGTGACGGAGCGCATCGGTCTGGTCGGCACCGCGTCGACGAGCTTTAACGAGCCGTATCACATTGCCCGCAAGTTCGCGTCGCTCGATCATATTAGTGGGGGACGTGCCGGCTGGAATCTGGTCACGTCTTCGAACGAACACGAGGCAAAGAACTTCAATCGCGACAGACATTTCGATCACGCCGAGCGTTATGAACGCGCGGCCGAATTTGCCGAGGTGACCGAGGGACTGTGGGACAGTTGGGAAGACGATGCGTTTGTACGCGACAAGGTGGAGGGCCGTTTTTTCGACCCAGCCAAACGTCACGTACTGGATCACAAGGGACGCTTCTTCCAGGTAAAGGGTCCGCTGAATGTTGCGCGCTCACCGCAGGGGCATCCGGTGGTGGTGCAGGCGGGATCGTCGGAAGCCGGGCGCGAATTGGCCGCGAGAACGGCGGAAGTCATTTTCACCGCGCAGCAAACCCTGCGCGACGCAGTGGATTTTTACGCGGACGTAAAGGGCCGTCTGGAAAAATATCGCCGTCGTCCCGATGATCTGAAGATCATGCCGGGCGTGTTTCCGATTGTCGGCCGCAGCGAATCCGAAGCGAAGGAGAAGTTCGAGGAATTGCAGTCGCTGATCGATCCGAAGGTAGGGCTCGCTCTGGTTTCGGGCCTGACCGGTGGCTTCGATCTGTCGGGTTATCCGCTCGATGGTCCGATTCCAGAATTGCCGGAAACCAATGCAAGCAAGAGCCGTCAATTGCTGACGATCGAGTTGGCGCGCCGCGAAAATCTGACGATTCGCCAGCTTTATTTGCGGATCGCCGGTGCGCGTGGTCACTGGCAACTTGTCGGCACGCCCGCGCAGATTGTCGACGAACTCGAAGAACGCTTCGTCAATTACGGTGCGGATGGCTTTAACGTGATGCCGCCTGTGCTGCCGAATGGACTCAATGATTTCATCGAACTGGTATTGCCCGAGCTTCGTCGGCGGGGATTGTTCCGCGACGAATACACCGGACGCACGTTGCGCGAGAACCTCGGTTTGCGGCGTCCGCAGAACCGGTATGTGGCCGGCGGGAATTAG
- a CDS encoding TauD/TfdA dioxygenase family protein codes for MNAAALQPVTQLEIQPLSAHIGAEIHGVDLTQKLDSNQVTQIREALLKWKVVFFREQFLTHEQHVAFAAQFGELTLGHPVFGHVDGYPEVYSISKYRKATRFEGQTLQRPWTGWHTDVTAAVNPPWASILRGVTIPPYGGDTQWTNLVTAYEKLSAPLRAFVDGLRGLHRFTPPAGASGTDAFVKAVEQRALVTEHPLVRVHPETGERALYVSPSFLKSIVDVTPRESQALLELLWEHVTRTEFTVRFKWEAGSIAFWDNRATAHLAPTDIFDLDFDRQLYRTTLVGDIPVGPDGRQSVAIEGTPVGAAAAVALN; via the coding sequence ATGAACGCAGCCGCATTGCAGCCAGTCACGCAGCTTGAAATCCAGCCGCTCTCCGCGCACATCGGCGCTGAAATTCACGGTGTCGATCTGACGCAGAAGCTCGATTCGAACCAGGTCACGCAGATTCGTGAAGCCCTGTTGAAATGGAAAGTCGTGTTCTTTCGCGAGCAGTTTTTGACGCATGAACAACACGTTGCATTCGCTGCGCAGTTTGGCGAACTGACCTTGGGGCATCCCGTGTTCGGTCACGTCGACGGGTATCCCGAGGTGTATTCGATCTCGAAGTACCGCAAAGCAACGCGCTTCGAAGGCCAGACGTTGCAGCGCCCCTGGACCGGCTGGCATACCGACGTGACTGCTGCGGTCAATCCGCCTTGGGCGTCGATTTTGCGTGGCGTGACGATTCCGCCGTACGGCGGCGATACGCAATGGACTAATCTGGTGACGGCCTACGAGAAACTCTCCGCGCCGTTGCGCGCATTCGTCGATGGCCTGCGCGGCCTTCACCGTTTTACGCCACCGGCTGGTGCAAGCGGCACCGATGCGTTCGTCAAAGCGGTCGAACAGCGCGCACTCGTGACCGAGCATCCGCTTGTCAGGGTGCACCCGGAAACCGGCGAACGCGCACTTTACGTGAGTCCGAGCTTCCTGAAATCAATCGTGGACGTCACACCTCGCGAGAGCCAGGCGTTGCTCGAACTACTCTGGGAACACGTTACGCGAACCGAATTCACGGTGCGATTCAAATGGGAAGCGGGGAGCATTGCGTTCTGGGACAACCGCGCCACTGCGCATCTCGCGCCGACGGATATTTTCGATCTCGACTTCGACCGACAGTTGTATCGCACGACGCTGGTCGGCGACATACCGGTCGGTCCCGACGGACGGCAATCGGTGGCGATCGAGGGCACGCCGGTCGGTGCGGCTGCGGCCGTTGCGCTCAATTAA
- a CDS encoding LLM class flavin-dependent oxidoreductase, whose protein sequence is MSTSPPRRLHLNVNILHSGFVPSAWRLPDADPRAFIDVAHYVRVAQIAESAKFDAVFLADNASIADQIDFRPITALEPTVLLASIAAATTHIGVIGTASTSYNEPYNLARRFATLDHVSGGRAGWNVVTTADLGSARNFGRDTVPVHAERYARADEFTSVVKALWNSWEDDAFIGDKSAGRFIDMSKVHPIEHRGEWFSVAGALNLPRSPQGHPVLIQAGGSADGRELAARHAEAVFSAAQSFDESASYAHDLKSRAAAYGRGPNAIRVLPGLTTIIGATEADALRRRDELVDLIPWSYSLNRLAGILGVPADTLKLDERLPDNLQLPGGGNGNHTFFHATLAQARTHGYTARQLIRALAGGGGHRVVVGTPEQIADDIEHWFKGGAADGFNLMPDALPDGLQDFVDGVVPILRQRGLFRSEYEGRTLRDHFGLQRPVSPHANAEAPVFAA, encoded by the coding sequence TTGAGCACTTCTCCTCCACGCCGCCTGCATCTGAACGTCAATATCCTGCATTCCGGTTTCGTCCCCTCCGCCTGGCGATTGCCCGACGCCGATCCGCGCGCGTTCATCGACGTCGCGCATTACGTGCGGGTCGCGCAGATTGCCGAGTCCGCGAAATTCGACGCCGTGTTCCTCGCCGACAACGCGTCGATCGCCGATCAGATCGACTTCCGCCCGATTACCGCGCTGGAACCGACGGTCCTGCTCGCGTCGATCGCGGCGGCGACCACGCACATCGGCGTGATCGGCACAGCATCGACCAGCTACAACGAGCCGTATAACCTCGCACGCCGTTTCGCGACACTCGATCATGTCAGCGGCGGCCGCGCAGGCTGGAATGTCGTGACGACAGCCGATCTCGGGTCCGCCCGCAACTTCGGACGCGACACCGTGCCGGTACACGCCGAACGCTACGCGCGCGCGGACGAATTCACGTCGGTAGTCAAGGCGCTGTGGAATAGCTGGGAAGACGACGCGTTCATCGGCGACAAATCGGCGGGACGTTTTATCGACATGTCGAAGGTTCATCCCATTGAACATCGCGGCGAATGGTTCAGCGTGGCAGGCGCGTTGAATCTGCCGCGCTCGCCGCAAGGACATCCTGTATTGATCCAGGCAGGCGGCTCGGCGGACGGCAGAGAACTCGCCGCACGTCACGCGGAAGCGGTGTTTTCCGCAGCGCAATCGTTCGACGAATCGGCTTCGTATGCGCACGATCTGAAGTCACGCGCGGCGGCATACGGGCGCGGCCCGAACGCGATTCGCGTATTGCCCGGGCTGACTACGATCATCGGCGCGACCGAGGCTGACGCATTGCGCCGTCGCGACGAACTGGTCGATCTGATTCCATGGAGTTACAGCCTCAACCGGTTAGCAGGCATTCTGGGTGTCCCTGCCGATACGTTGAAACTCGACGAACGCCTGCCCGACAATCTGCAATTACCCGGCGGCGGCAATGGCAATCACACGTTCTTTCACGCGACTCTCGCGCAAGCCCGCACGCATGGATACACCGCACGTCAACTGATTCGCGCGCTTGCCGGAGGCGGCGGACATCGCGTGGTAGTCGGCACGCCCGAACAGATTGCCGACGATATCGAGCACTGGTTCAAAGGCGGTGCAGCGGACGGCTTCAATCTGATGCCCGATGCGCTGCCTGACGGCTTGCAGGATTTCGTCGACGGCGTAGTGCCGATTCTGCGTCAACGCGGCCTGTTCCGTAGCGAATACGAAGGCCGCACGTTACGCGATCACTTTGGATTGCAGCGACCGGTGAGTCCGCATGCGAATGCAGAAGCGCCGGTTTTCGCCGCCTGA
- a CDS encoding ABC transporter substrate-binding protein has product MKALLSSNRPLFAKRALAVVVAASALILQSGCKPQDDKVQTSASAGGQPVKQEITYFKYPDNPAFDLVYLADKLGYFESTSTRPKYVGKISAPQIIPLVGTGEIDFGTRMVPLVISAIASGADIKVISAGGETLQDAPHMKYFVRADSGIRGPKDFEGKTIAFNSFGACAEFVTKKYLTQHGVDVSKVNWLVVPDNQSQQALVTKNVDVAIIHPPFSGAAEADPQLHKLWSDWDEDRGLGGMAPYSVNGAFARAHPQAVKDFVAAIAKAGNWVNAHPDEARKLTAERLGIDEKLVERYAYVKDLVVTEPPIQYYIDILEQAGKIPKGKVSVKDVYTNEYNPLAPKQTQTTANNTAIAGSGKRS; this is encoded by the coding sequence ATGAAGGCGCTTCTCTCATCCAACCGGCCGCTGTTCGCAAAGCGAGCGCTGGCCGTTGTCGTCGCTGCATCCGCGCTGATTCTGCAAAGCGGCTGTAAGCCTCAGGACGACAAAGTGCAGACTTCTGCGTCGGCGGGCGGTCAGCCGGTGAAGCAGGAAATCACGTACTTCAAGTACCCCGACAACCCGGCGTTCGATCTCGTCTACCTCGCCGACAAGCTGGGTTACTTCGAGAGCACCAGCACGCGTCCCAAATACGTCGGCAAGATTTCTGCGCCGCAAATCATTCCGTTGGTCGGGACGGGTGAGATCGACTTCGGCACCCGCATGGTGCCGCTCGTCATCTCGGCTATCGCGAGCGGCGCGGATATCAAGGTGATTTCCGCCGGTGGCGAGACGCTGCAAGATGCGCCCCATATGAAGTATTTCGTCCGCGCTGATTCAGGCATTCGCGGGCCGAAAGACTTCGAGGGCAAGACTATCGCGTTCAATAGTTTCGGCGCGTGCGCGGAATTCGTGACGAAAAAGTATTTGACGCAACATGGCGTTGACGTATCGAAAGTGAACTGGCTCGTCGTGCCCGACAATCAGTCGCAGCAGGCGCTCGTCACGAAGAATGTGGATGTTGCGATTATCCATCCACCGTTTTCGGGCGCGGCTGAAGCCGACCCGCAATTGCATAAATTGTGGAGCGACTGGGACGAAGATCGCGGACTTGGCGGCATGGCGCCGTATAGCGTGAATGGTGCGTTTGCACGTGCGCATCCGCAGGCGGTCAAGGATTTTGTCGCGGCCATAGCGAAAGCGGGGAACTGGGTCAATGCGCATCCCGACGAAGCCCGCAAGCTGACCGCCGAGCGTCTGGGTATCGACGAGAAACTGGTGGAGCGCTATGCGTATGTGAAGGACCTGGTCGTAACCGAGCCGCCGATCCAGTACTACATCGATATTCTCGAACAGGCCGGCAAGATTCCGAAGGGCAAGGTCTCGGTGAAGGACGTCTATACGAACGAGTACAACCCGCTCGCACCGAAGCAGACGCAGACTACGGCAAACAACACGGCAATCGCCGGCAGCGGGAAGCGTTCATGA
- a CDS encoding ABC transporter ATP-binding protein, whose amino-acid sequence MSERVSALASVRDKIVARDISLTYTNEANGSRHTVLDRFDLKVRDGEFLAVLGPSGCGKSTFLSILAGLVPQTSGSVTVDGEPVGVASQKLGFVFQGYALFPWRTVRKNVETGLEIRGVARAQRRSEAERFLQLVGLLDFADHYPHQLSGGMRQRVAIARVLAYGPEILLMDEPFGALDAQTRESLQQELLGIWEQSAKTVVFVTHSIDEAIFLADRVAIMGRGPGRVKDIIEVDLPRPRDASIRHSPAFVALRERAWAVLSRELGDVHTPSRERSIAYQTGT is encoded by the coding sequence ATGAGCGAACGCGTGAGCGCACTTGCGAGCGTGCGCGACAAGATCGTTGCGCGCGACATCTCGCTGACCTATACGAACGAAGCGAATGGTTCGCGCCACACGGTGCTGGATCGTTTCGATCTGAAAGTCCGCGACGGCGAATTTCTCGCGGTGCTCGGTCCGAGCGGCTGTGGCAAGTCGACCTTCCTCAGCATTCTCGCGGGACTCGTGCCGCAGACTTCAGGAAGCGTCACGGTCGACGGCGAGCCGGTCGGCGTCGCAAGCCAGAAGCTCGGCTTCGTATTTCAGGGCTACGCGCTGTTTCCGTGGCGCACCGTGCGCAAGAACGTCGAGACGGGGCTGGAGATTCGCGGCGTTGCACGCGCACAGCGGCGCAGCGAGGCAGAACGTTTTCTGCAACTCGTGGGCCTGCTCGATTTCGCCGATCACTATCCGCATCAATTGTCGGGCGGCATGCGTCAGCGTGTGGCGATTGCCCGCGTGCTCGCCTACGGCCCCGAAATCCTGTTGATGGACGAACCGTTCGGCGCTCTCGATGCGCAAACCCGCGAGTCGTTGCAGCAGGAGTTGCTCGGCATCTGGGAGCAGAGCGCGAAAACGGTGGTGTTCGTCACGCACAGCATCGACGAGGCGATCTTTCTGGCCGATCGCGTGGCGATCATGGGGCGCGGGCCGGGACGGGTCAAAGACATTATCGAGGTCGATCTGCCGCGTCCGCGCGATGCGTCGATTCGTCATTCGCCTGCGTTCGTCGCTTTGCGCGAGCGCGCGTGGGCAGTCCTCAGCCGCGAATTGGGCGACGTGCACACGCCGTCGCGCGAACGCAGCATTGCCTATCAAACAGGGACGTAG
- a CDS encoding ABC transporter permease produces the protein MSDVAVLIARETQSPPAQRGSVRLSVVFERSIALIVFVLLWEFLPRLGIVSAAYLSPPSQVAVAIFKLVQSGDVWVHLGASAWRSLSGLLVAVAGGVVCGVALGWFRRAERIIDPLYQLLRQVSAFALFPVFMLFLGIGESSKIAIIVWAAFWPVLLNTISGVKQVERIFVDCARSMGASQGFIFAKVVLPAALPQILTGVRLAGAYSITALVAAEMIGARSGLGFYTLNSQETFQIPDMYAGIVLLALFGLLINRSLSLLERRLLRWRVGLEQNG, from the coding sequence GTGTCCGACGTGGCGGTTCTCATCGCGCGGGAGACGCAAAGTCCGCCTGCACAACGCGGCAGCGTGCGTTTGTCCGTCGTGTTCGAGCGATCCATCGCGTTGATCGTGTTCGTGCTGCTGTGGGAGTTTCTGCCACGGCTCGGCATCGTGAGCGCGGCCTATCTGAGTCCGCCATCGCAAGTTGCGGTTGCCATCTTCAAGCTGGTGCAGAGCGGTGACGTGTGGGTGCATCTGGGCGCGAGCGCATGGCGCTCTCTTAGCGGCCTTCTGGTGGCCGTGGCGGGCGGCGTGGTGTGCGGCGTGGCGCTCGGCTGGTTCCGGCGCGCGGAACGCATTATCGATCCGCTGTACCAGTTGCTGCGACAGGTCTCTGCGTTTGCGTTGTTCCCGGTGTTCATGCTGTTTCTCGGGATCGGCGAATCGTCGAAGATCGCGATTATCGTGTGGGCCGCGTTCTGGCCGGTTCTGCTCAACACGATTTCGGGCGTCAAACAGGTCGAGCGCATTTTTGTCGATTGCGCGCGTTCGATGGGCGCGTCGCAAGGATTCATCTTTGCGAAGGTCGTGTTGCCCGCAGCGTTGCCGCAGATCCTCACCGGCGTGCGGCTCGCCGGTGCATACAGCATCACGGCGCTGGTCGCGGCGGAGATGATCGGCGCGCGTTCGGGTCTCGGCTTTTACACGCTCAACTCGCAGGAGACGTTCCAGATTCCCGATATGTACGCGGGCATCGTGCTGCTTGCGCTATTTGGGCTGTTGATCAACAGGAGCCTTTCGCTACTCGAACGGCGGCTGCTGCGCTGGCGCGTCGGGCTCGAACAGAATGGCTAG
- a CDS encoding transporter substrate-binding domain-containing protein, whose amino-acid sequence MARAGHAIGVGNGRRLRWAPFAALAALVLTGALLKSIPGDAWRGRFGDERPFAAAIARGTLVVAVPSQPAPILYVGKVDRSVRAPESYSASLAGDLGRRVGLPVKLLLSDPAQARKAVQSGEADVAIAGLALSPDESIAFAPTSYSSGRGVALVLRGGNVQTQSDMRGRAVCASRESPYASRAAFELGATLQSFDRPLDALLAFQAGECAALIDDEYVIRSLLKQPDWAYYRALPGSFEAAPAFIAVRGKDAASAVYVEHVVDDWRRQRWLTSVREDRATQLAFEMFNAENDLYCH is encoded by the coding sequence ATGGCTAGAGCCGGACATGCAATTGGCGTCGGCAACGGCCGGCGATTGCGCTGGGCTCCGTTCGCGGCGCTTGCCGCGCTGGTACTGACAGGCGCATTGCTAAAGTCGATACCAGGTGACGCGTGGCGCGGAAGATTCGGCGACGAACGACCGTTCGCTGCGGCGATTGCGCGCGGCACACTGGTCGTGGCCGTGCCGTCGCAGCCTGCGCCGATTCTGTATGTCGGCAAGGTGGATCGTTCGGTGAGGGCGCCGGAGAGCTATTCCGCGTCGCTTGCCGGTGATCTCGGACGACGCGTCGGTTTGCCCGTCAAGCTGCTATTGAGCGACCCGGCGCAAGCGCGCAAAGCGGTGCAATCCGGCGAGGCCGACGTGGCTATTGCGGGTCTTGCGTTGTCACCCGATGAGTCGATTGCGTTTGCGCCGACCTCCTATTCGTCGGGCCGTGGCGTGGCGCTCGTGTTGCGCGGCGGGAACGTGCAAACGCAATCCGATATGCGCGGCCGCGCGGTTTGCGCGTCACGCGAAAGTCCCTATGCGAGCCGGGCCGCGTTCGAGCTCGGCGCGACGCTGCAGAGCTTCGACCGGCCGCTCGACGCGCTGCTCGCATTTCAGGCAGGCGAATGTGCCGCGTTGATCGACGACGAGTACGTGATCCGCTCGCTGCTGAAACAACCCGATTGGGCTTACTACCGGGCGCTGCCTGGCTCGTTCGAAGCGGCTCCCGCGTTCATCGCGGTGCGTGGTAAAGACGCGGCGAGTGCTGTGTATGTCGAGCATGTCGTCGACGATTGGCGGCGTCAACGCTGGCTGACTTCGGTGCGAGAAGATCGGGCGACGCAGCTTGCGTTCGAGATGTTCAATGCGGAAAACGATTTGTATTGCCACTGA
- a CDS encoding dienelactone hydrolase family protein, with amino-acid sequence MDNSNHATSLNAYGVNQSQTTVQAKDGPCNVWVLTPAGEGQWPGVIFYMDAFGIRPAMLQMASHVASQGYVVLLADLFYRFGSYGPLDPKEVLKGDFRATVGPMMASTDNHQAADDTAALLAYLDSRTDVKGAKVGTVGFCMGGGMALTAAAWYPERVAAAASFHGGNLATDLPTSPHLQLPKMKAELLVAAADQDHSYPPEMAQRFDAALVEAGVKHKSELYEGKLHGWMKPDMPVFDAPGAERGWNDLFALYARTLG; translated from the coding sequence ATGGACAACTCCAACCACGCCACCTCACTGAACGCATACGGCGTCAATCAGTCCCAGACTACCGTTCAGGCCAAGGACGGCCCTTGCAACGTGTGGGTGCTGACGCCGGCCGGCGAGGGCCAATGGCCGGGCGTGATCTTCTACATGGACGCGTTTGGCATTCGCCCCGCGATGCTCCAGATGGCAAGCCACGTCGCGAGCCAGGGCTATGTCGTTCTGCTCGCCGATCTGTTCTATCGCTTCGGCAGCTACGGTCCGCTCGACCCGAAGGAAGTTCTGAAGGGCGACTTCCGCGCGACGGTCGGCCCGATGATGGCAAGCACCGACAACCACCAGGCAGCCGACGACACCGCTGCACTGCTCGCGTACCTCGACAGCCGCACCGATGTGAAGGGCGCGAAAGTCGGCACCGTCGGCTTCTGCATGGGTGGCGGCATGGCGCTGACGGCGGCGGCCTGGTACCCGGAGCGCGTGGCGGCAGCGGCAAGTTTCCACGGCGGCAATCTCGCCACCGATCTGCCGACCAGCCCGCACTTGCAGTTGCCGAAGATGAAGGCGGAACTACTCGTGGCTGCAGCGGATCAAGACCATAGCTACCCGCCGGAAATGGCACAGCGTTTCGACGCTGCTTTGGTCGAAGCAGGCGTCAAGCACAAGAGCGAACTGTACGAAGGAAAATTGCACGGCTGGATGAAGCCGGACATGCCGGTTTTCGACGCCCCGGGCGCCGAACGCGGCTGGAATGACCTGTTCGCGCTTTACGCGCGTACGCTCGGCTAA